In Bradyrhizobium sp. 200, the sequence AAGCGAGTTGTTGCGGCCCTCGAAGAAGGCGCGGAACGAGGACCCGGCGACGTCGATATAGTTCTCGCCGCGCTTGACGAAATACATGGGCACGTCGAGGGCGTAGTCGACCCAGCGCTCGAACCCCATGCCGTCCTCGAACACCCACGGCAACATGCCTGATCGCGCATTATCCGTGTCGCGCCAGATCTCGGAGCGGAACGAGAGGAAGCCATTGGGCTTACCCTCGGTGAAGGGCGAGTTGGCAAACAGGGCGGTCGCCACCGGCTGCAGCGCGATCGACACGCGCAGCTTCTTGACCATGTCGGCTTCGGAAGAGAAGTCGAGATTGGTCTGCACCGTACAGGTCCGGTACATCATGTCGATGCCGTACTGGCCGACCTTCGGCATGTAATTGCTCATGATCTTGTAGCGGCCCTTGGGCATCACCGGGATCTGCGACCGCGACCAGGACGGCGTCATGCCGAGCCCGAGAAAGCCTATCCCCAAGGGCGTCGCGATCTCGCGCACCTGCGCCAGATGCGCCATCAGTTCGGCCTGGGTCTGGTGCACGGTCTCGACCGGCGCGCCCGACAATTCGAACTGGCCGCCCGGCTCCAGCGAAATCGCGCCGCCCCCGGTGACGTCATAAAGCCCGATGATGTTGCCGCGCTCCATGATCGGCTCCCAGCCAAGCAATAGCTGCATGCCTTCAAGCAGCGCGCCGATGCCGCGCGCGCCCTCGTATGGCACGGGCTGACGGCTCTCCAGCGTGAACGGGGTCTTCTCGTGCTCGGTGCCGATGCGAAACTCGGACGGCGGCTTGCTGCCGGCTTCGAACCACGTGACGAGTTCGTCACGCGATTGCAGCGGCGTCATATCGATCTGGTCACGCGCCATGAAAAAATCCGGATATCTGGCGATTCGACCGAACGCGCCTTATGGCCAAGGGAATGCGGACGGCGTCGTCCGCATCAACGAAACGTATCAGGGTCATCATCGCGCCGGCACGCCGTCGCGGGCAGCGGCCGCCTTGACGTCGGAGCAGGAGCAGCCCAGCCGGTCGAGCAGACCGCAAAGCTTCATGGCATCGGCATCGGACAGTTTGGAGCCGACGTGCTTTTCGATCGCCGCCGAATAGGCGCTCCACATTTTCTTCTGCAGCTCACGCCCGGCCTCGGTGATCTCCACGAACTGGCCGCGCTTGTCGATCTTGCATTCGCGCCGCGCCGCCAGGCCCTCGTCCACCAGGCGGTCGATCAGCCGCGAGGTGGAATATTGCGGGATCAGCATCTGCTTTTCCAGCTCCACCGGGCGCATCTCGCCGGAGGGGGCGCGCGACAGTTCCAAAAGCGCGTCATACCAGGCCAGCGGCGGGAAGCCGGCTTTCTTCAAATCCTGCTCGACGGCATCCAGCACCCGGCTCTGCACCCGCATCAGGCGGATCCAGGCGGCAGTCGCCTCGGTCGATGGTTTGCGTTTCATCATCCAGTCCGTATCTGTCACAGATCAGTGTACCGCACTAAATGCAGGTGCATCAATCTTGACTATTTCATGCACATGCATTTAGTCAGTCCGCCAATAAATGCGAGGGAAGGAAAAATCCAATGAAACTGTATTATTCCCCAGGCGCCTGCTCGTTGTCCCCCCATATCGCGCTTCTCGAGGCCGGTCTGCCCTATGACCTGGTCAAGGTCGACTTGCGCGCCAAGAAGCTGGAAAACGGTGACGACTTTTTGAAGGTCAACCCGAAGGGCCAGGTGCCGGCGCTGGTGCTCGATTCGGGCGAACTGGTCACTGAGGGCCCGGTCATCGTCCAGATGATCGCCGACAAGGCCGCAGCGAAGAATCTGGCGCCCGCCCGCGACAGCACCGACCGCTACAAGCTGCTGGAGTGGCTCAACTTCATCACCACGGAGGTGCACAAGAGTTTCGGCCCGATGTTCTCGCCGGTGCTGGCCGACGAGGCCAAGGCGTTCTTCAAGGACCGCGTGATGGGCAAGTTCAGATATGTCGACAGCCAGCTTGCCGGGCGCGACTATCTGATGGGCAGCCAGTTCACCGTCGCCGACGGCTATCTGTTCACGATGCTGTCCTGGGCGGACCGGATGAAATTCGATCTTTCCGAGATGCCGAACCTCCTTGCCTACAAGGCCCGCGTCGCGGCGCGCCCGAAGGTGCAGGAGGCGCTGACCAAGGAAGGCCTGATGAAGGCGGCGTGAGTTCTTGCGAATAGCGAATACGAAGGGCCGGATCGATGATCCGGCCCTTTTTCTTTTCGTAGCCCGGATGGAGCGGAGCGCAATCCGGGAAAGTGCAGCAAGTGGCGAGATCCCCGAATTTCGCTTCGCTCCATCCGGGCTACGAGTTCGCGCCCCTTACGCCGCCTTCTTCGGCGGGAAGCGGCCGTAGAAGGTCTCGCCCCGCGCCGCCATGTCTTCCAGGAGTTTCGGCGGGGTGAAGCGGGAGCCGTATTTGGCTTCCAGCTTGTGGCAGAGCTCGACGAACTTCCGCGCGCCCATGAAGTCGATATAGGACAGTGTGCCGCCGGTGAACGGCGCGAAGCCAAAGCCGAGGATCGAGCCGACATCGGCCTCGCGCGGATCGGTGATGACGTGATCCTCGACCGTGCGCGCGGCTTCGACCGCCTGCACCACCAGGAAGCGCTGCTTCAATTCCTCGATGTCGAGGGTGTCAGGATCGAGTTGCTTGGGCTGCAGCGCCGGCAGGCCCGGCCACAGGCTCTTCTGGCCTTTGCCCTTCTCGGGATAGTCGTAAAAGCCCTTGCTGTTCTTGCGCCCCAAGCGGCCCTGCTTCTCGACCATCTCCACCATCAGCTTCTTCTGATCCGGGTTGATGGAGTTGGGACCGAGATCGGCTTCCGTCGCCTTGATGACCTTCAGGCCGAGATCGAGGGCGACTTCGTCCGACAGCGACAGCGGACCGACCGGCATGCCGGCCATCTTGGCGCAGTTCTCGATCATCGCCGGCGGCACGCCTTCGAGGAACATCTCGTTGCCTTCGGCGATGTAACGGCCGACGCAGCGGTTGGCATAGAAGCCGCGGGAGTCATTGACGACGATCGGCGTCTTGCCGATCACCCGCACATAGTCGAGCGCGGCGGCGAGCGCGACGTCGCCGGTGTTCTTGCCGAGGATGATTTCGACCAGCATCATCTTCTCGACCGGCGAGAAGAAATGGATGCCGATGAACTTGCCCTGCTCCTTGAAGCCTTCGGCAAGCGAGGTGATCGGCAGCGTCGAGGTGTTGGACGCAAAGATTGCGTCCGGCCTCAGATATTCCTGCGCCTTGGCGAAGGTGTCAGCCTTGACCTTGCGGTCCTCGAACACGGCCTCGATGACAAGGTCGCAATCCCCGAGCGCGGCATAGTCGGCGGTGGGCGTGATGCGCGCCAGCAGCGCGTCGCGATCGCCGGCCTTGGCCCGGCCCTTGGCGACCTGCTCGTCGATCACCTTCTGCGCATGCGCCTTGCCCTTGTCGGCGCTTTCCTGGTCGCGGTCGATCAGCACGACATCGAGGCCGCCGCGGGCCGAGACGTAGCCGACGCTGGCGCCCATGAAGCCGGCGCCGATCACGGCGATCTTCTTGATCCTGGTCGGCGGCACGTCCTGCGGACGCCGCGCGCCCTTGTTCAGCTCCTGCATCGACAGGAACAGGCTGCGGATCATCGCCGCGGCTTCCTTGGAGCGCAGCACCTTGGTGAAGTAACGCGACTCGACACGCAGCGCGGCGTCGATCGGCAACTGCAGGCCCTCATAGACGCAGCTCATGATGGCGCGCGCCGCCGGATAATTGTCGTAAGTCTCGCGGCGGTAGATGGCGTTGCCGGCCGGGAACATCATCATGCCGGCCTTGGAGAACACCGGGCCGCCCGGCAGCTTGAAGCCCTTTTCGTCCCAGGGTGCGACCGCCTTGCCGCCGCCCTTGATCCAGTCCTTGGCCGCCTTGATCAGGTCGGAAGCCGGCACGATGGCGTGGATCAGATTGAGCGCCTTGGCCTTGTCGACCGTGACCGGATCGCCCTTGAGCAGGATCGTCATCGCATCCTGCGGCGGCACGAGGCGCGGCACGCGCTGGGTGCCGCCGGCGCCGGGGAACAGGCCGACCTTGACCTCGGGCAGGCCGAGGCGAGTCTTGGGATTTTCAGCCGCGACACGGTAGTGGCAGGACAGCGTCACCTCGAAGCCGCCGCCGAGCGCCAGCCCGTTGATCGCGGCCGCCCACGGCTTGCCGCAGGTTTCGATGCCGCGCAGCACCAGCGAGAAGCGCCGGCTCTGATCAAACAGCATCTGGTTGGCGGCGACCTCGCCCTTTTCCTTCAGGACCTTGGCGTATTCCTGGTTCATGCCTTCGAGCATCGAGAGATCGGCGCCGGCGCAGAACGCTTCCTTGCTCGAGGTGATGACGACGCCCTTCACCGCGGCGTCCGCCGTGGTCTGCTTCAATATCTCTTCGAGTTCGGTGGTCGAGGTCTCGTCCAGCACATTCATCGAACGTCCGGGGATGTCCCAGGTGGCGAGCGCAATGCCGTCGGCGTCGGTCTCTAGCTTGAAATTCTTGAAGGCCATGTTGGTTGCTCCCTCGATGCCGGCAGCCGATGTCAGGCGCGGCGGTTAAATTGTGATCCCGTAGGGTGGGCAAAGCGCAGCGTGCCCACCATTCCCAGCGGAGTTCGTGATGGTGGGCACGCTTCGCTTTGCCCACCCTACGAATTGCGTCGCGTCAAACCCGCTCGATGATCGTCGCGGTGCCCATGCCGCCCCCGATGCACAGCGTCACCAGCGCGGTCGACTTGTTGGTGCGCTCGAGTTCATCGAGCACGGTGCCGAGGATCATAGCCCCGGTCGCGCCGAGCGGATGGCCGAGCGCGATCGCGCCGCCATTGACGTTGATCTTCGCATTGTCGATGTCGAACGCCTGGATGTAGCGCAGCACGACCGAAGCAAAGGCCTCGTTGAGCTCGAACAGGTCGATGTCCGACTTCTTCATGCCGGAACGTTCGAACAGCTTTTCGGTGACGTCGACCGGACCGGTCAGCATCATCGCGGGCTCCGAGCCGATATTGGCGAAGGCGCGGATTTTGGCGCGGGCTTTAAGGCCGTGCTTGGCGCCCGCTTCCTTGCTGCCGAGCAGCACCGCACCGGCGCCGTCGACGATACCGGAAGAATTGCCGGCATGGTGAACGTAATTGACGCGCTCGATTTCCGGGTGCGACTGGATCGCGACCGCATCGAAGCCGCCCATCTGCCCGACCACGGTGAACGACGGCTGCAATTGCGCCAGCGACTGCATCGTCGTCGTCGGGCGCATGTGCTCATCCTTGGCCAGGATGGTCAGGCCGTTGATGTCCTTGACCGGCACCACCGACTTGTTGAAGCGGCCCTCGTCCCACGCCTTTGCAGCGCGCTGCTGGCTCTGCACCGCGTAGGCATCGACGTCATCGCGCGAGAAACCGTATTTGGTCGCGATCAGATCGGCCGAGACGCCCTGCGGCATGAAATAGGACGGCACCGCCATTGAGGGATCCATCGGCCAGGCGCCGCCGGACGCGCCGATGCCGACGCGGCTCATCGATTCGGCGCCGCCGCCGATCACAAGCTCATGCTGGCCGGCCATGATCTGGGCAGCGGCAAAATTCACGGCGTCGAGGCCGGAGGCGCAGAAGCGGCTGATCTGCACGCCCGGGACGGATTCGCCAAGCCCCGCCTTCAGCGCCGCAAACCGCGCGATGTCGCTTCCCGCCTCGCCGACCGGATCGACCACGCCGAGCACGACGTCATCGACGACGTCTTCGGCGAGGTTGTTGCGCTCCTTCAGCGCCTGCAGCGGCACGGTGGCGAGCGCCAGCGCGGTGACCTCATGGAGCGCGCCATCAGCCTTGCCGCGGCCGCGCGGGGTGCGAACGTGATCGTAGATATATGCCTCAGGCATGACGCCCTCCTGGTATGAGGATCATAATATTATAGGCGAAAGGGCAGAGAAGCGGCGGAAAATCTCAGAACGCTTCCGCCGCCAGTTCCATGGTGGTCGCGCAGCCGGTCTGGATCCGCGCAAGATGGACGTGGGTTTCCGGCAACATCCGCTCCATGAAGAAGCGGCCGGTCACCAGCTTGGTCGAGAGATAGGGCGTGGCGCCGGAGGCCGCAATCTTGTCCTGAGCTACCTTGGCCATCCGCGCCCACATATAGGCGAAGGTGACCAGGCCAAACAATTGCATGTAGTCGGTGGCGGCGGCGCCGGCATTGTCGGGTTTTGTGAGCGCGTTCTGCATCAGCCAGCCGGTGGCCTGCTGCAGGTGGCCGAGGGCTGCCGAGAGCGGGGTGACGAACGGCTTCATCGCCTCATCGCCGCCGTGCTCCTTGGCGAAGGCGCCGACTTCGGCAAAGAACGCCATCACCGCACGGCCGCCGTCGCGCGGCAGCTTGCGCCCCACAAGATCGAGCGCCTGGATGCCGTTGGCACCCTCGTAGAGCATGGCAATGCGCGCATCGCGCACGAACTGCTCCATGCCGTGTTCGGCGATATAGCCGTGGCCGCCATACATCTGCTGCGCCAGCACTGCGTTGGAGAATCCGACGTCGGTCATCACGCCCTTCATGACCGGGGTCATCAGGCCCATGTGGTCGTCGGCCTCCTGGCGATCCTTCGGGTCGGACGAGCGGTGAGCGACGTCGCTCTTCAGCGCCGTCCACACCACCATGGCGCGCGCCGCCTCGTTGAAGGCGCGGATGGTCAGCAGCACGCGGCGAACATCCGGATGCACGATGATCGGGTCGGCCGGCTTGTCCGCTTCCTTTGCGCCCGTGAGCGAACGGCCCTGCAGCCGCTCGCGCGCGTAATTGGCAGCGTTCTGATAGGCGACCTCGGACTGCGCCAGGCCCTGCACGGCGACGCCGAGGCGGGCCTCGTTCATCATCACGAACATGCCCTGCATGCCCTTGTTCTCTTCGCCGATCAGCCAGCCGGTGGCGTTGTCGTAGTTCATCACGCAGGTGGAATTGCCGTGGATGCCCATCTTGTGCTCGATCGAGCCGCAGGACACGCCGTTGCGCGCGCCGAGCGAACCGTCGGCATTGACCAGCACCTTCGGCACCACGAACAGCGACACGCCCTTGATGCCGGCGGGTGCGCCTTCGATGCGCGCCAGCACCAGATGGATGATGTTCTCGACCATGTCGTGCTCGCCGGCCGAGATGAAGATCTTGGTGCCCGAAATCTTGTAGCTGCCGTCGGCCTGCTTCACGGCCTTGGTGCGCAACAGGCCGAGATCGGTGCCGCATTGCGGCTCGGTGAGGTTCATCGTGCCGGTCCACTCGCCCGCCACCATCTTCGGCACGAACATCTTCTTCTGCTCGGGCTTGCCGTGCACCAGCAGCGCCGCGGTCGCGCCCATGGTGAGGCCGCCATACATCGAAAACGCCATGTTGGCCGCGCTCTGGAATTCGGTGACGACCTGGCTCAGCGTCACCGGCAGCCCCTGCCCGCCATATTCCGTCGGCGCCGACAGACCGAGCCAGCCGCCCTCGGCCACCTGCTTGAAAGCTGCCTTGAAGCCCTTCGGCGTCGTCACCGAAGCGTCGTCATTTCGCTTGCAGCCCTCGAGATCGCCGACGCGGTTGAGCGGCTGCAGCACCTCTTCGGAGAGCTTTGCGGCCTCGCCCAAAATCGCCTCGCGCACATCGGCCGAGGCGTCGGTGAAGCCGGGCAGATTGTCGTAGCGATCGATCTGGAACACGTCGTTGAGCAGGAAGGTGACGTCTTCCACGGGGGCTTTGTAGATCGGCATGGTGTTCTCCCGGCAGCGGCGAAAAGGTGACGAAGGCGTTTGAAATGAAATTCGTGGTGGCGATCCGAAAACCAGACCTTATCCGGTTCGGGCAGTCCTAGGGAGTGAGCAGGTGAGCGAAATTATCCGGACAGGCTTTGCGACATAAACGGCGCCGGACATCGTTCCGGCCTTTGCTCCCTCACCCCTCACTGCTTGGCGAGTTGCTCCCCCATCAAGCGGTGCAGCAGATTGATTCCCTTCAGCGGGCGCGCCATCACCTTGAAATGCGTGATCCTGCCGTCATCGCTGAAGGTGATGATGTCGACGCCATTGATCTTGATGCCCTCGATCTCGTTTTCGAATTCGAGGACCGCGCCGTTCGCGTTGCGCCATTCGCCGATGTATTTGAAGCCGGGGCCGCCAAGGGCCTTCTCGGCGCTCGCCAGATATTTGAAGGTGATGTCGCGCCCGCGCTGCGGCGTGTGGACGACGGGGCTTTCGAACACCGCATCCGGGTGCAACAGGTCCCACAACGCCGCCGTGTCATGGGATTTCATGTAGCCGTACCACTTGTCGAGGCCGCTCATGGTCATCATGTCTCCTCTGGCAGGCGATGACGGGCTGACGCCGGAGATAAGACCTCCCTCCGGAGCTTATGCGCATTGACGCATATGCAACTTTATGCATAATGTCAATCACTGTTCAATCCGGAGGCCGGCGTCGTGGCGCTTGGTGACGCGATCCTTGCCTGCCTGACCGAACGTCCGATGACGGGCTATGAGCTCGCCAAGACGTTCGACAACTCCATTGGATTCTTCTGGAAGGCCGACCACCAGCAAATTTATCGCGAGCTCACCAAGCTTCGCGGCCGCGGCCATATCCAGGGCCGCGAGGTGGTGCAGTCCGGCAAGCCGAACAAGCTGGTCTATACGCTGACGCCGGAGGGGCGCGCCGCGCTCCGGCATTGGGCCGCGCGCCCGAGCGTGCCGGCCTCGATCAAGGACGACCTTCTGGTCCGGCTCTATGCGCTCGACAGCGTCGACGTCGAACCGTTGCGCACCGACCTGATGGCGCGGCTGGAACACCACCGCGACCGGTTCGCCCGCTACGAGCGCCTGCTCAACAAACGCTTCCCGGATGGCACGGCGCCGCCGGCTGATGTCGGCAAGCTGCTCGGACTTCGCATCGGCCTCGCCCATGAGCGCGCCGTGGCGGAGTGGTGCGAAGAGGCGATCGAGGCGTTGTCTGCGCTGTCTGTCGGCGCGGAGCGGACCAATGTCGTGCCGCTCGACGACGGCTCTCGCGAAAATCGCGAAAATAACGGCTAGAACCGGCCAATTTTGCGCCGGTAACTTTTAAGGCCGTCCGTCCAATTCCTTAACCCGTTATTTACCGTAAGGAACAAAAGTCAGGTTCTGAGGCAGACGACCTGCGCGAAATTCGATTGTCTCCTCACGGGGACGCGCGGGGAGGCTGATGGCGCTGGCGGAGCGCCAGAGCGGAACCGGACGAGAGCATGAATTCGCGCGTATCGTGGAGTGTTGACGGCATCGATCCATCCGTCCGCGACAGGGCGGAGGCGGCCGCGCGGCGCGCCGGCATGTCGCTGAGCGAATGGCTCAATTCCACCATCGGCGAACCGGCCCCACCCAGTTTCAGCGCGCCTTCCCATCAGCGGCCGGCGGTGCCGAGCCGGGAAAGCCGCGACGTTGCCGACATTCACCAGCGGCTGGATTCGATCACACGACAGATCGAACAGATTTCGCGGCCTGCGCCGCGCGGCGACGCGCCCCGTGGCGAAGCCCCCCGCGGCGAGCCGACGGTAGCGCGCCAGCTCAACGAGGCCATTTCGCGCCTCGATGCGCGGCTGTCGCAGATTTCCAACCCCGCGCCGACCCGGCAGGTCCAGATGCAGGAAAAGCAGCGTCAGACCGAGGTGGTCGAGCGGGCCGCAGCCCAGGTCTATCGTCCCGCGCCGCCGCTCAGTCCGGCGTCGATGGATTTTGCGATTGCCGAAATCGCCGCGCGCCAGAACGAACTCGACAGCCCGCCGCCGCGCCAGATGCCGCCGCGCAATGGCGTGCCGATGGCCTCGCCCGCCCAGCCCAGTTTCGCAGCGCCGGCCGGTCCGGACTTTTCTTCGCTCGAACGGCACCTGATCCAGATCACGAGCCAGATCGAGGCGCTGCAGCGTCCCGATCACGTCGAGCAGTCGATCGCCGCCTTCCGCAGCGAACTCGCCGAAATCCGCCAGGCCATTACCGAGGCGGTGCCGCGCCGGGAGATCGAATCGCTCGAGAACGAAATCCGCTCGCTGTCCCGCCGCATCGACGACAGCCGCCAGCACGGCACCGACGGCCAGACGCTGGCCGGCATCGAACGCGCGCTCGGCGAAATCCGCGAAGCGTTGCGTTCGCTGACGCCGGCCGAGCAGCTCACCGGCTACGACGAGGCGATCCGCAACCTCGGCGCCAAGCTCGATCTGATCCTGCGTTCGAACGACGATCCGTCGACCGTGCAACAGCTCGAAAGCGCGATCGCAGCGCTGCGCGCAATCGTCTCCAACATCGCCTCCAACGACGCCCTGTCCCGGCTCGCCGAGGACGTCCACACGCTGTCGGCCAAGGTCGACCAGCTTTCCCGCTTCGACGGCAACAGCGATGCCTTCGGCATGCTCGAGCAGCGCCTGGCCGCGCTGACTTCGACGCTGGAAACCCGGCAAGCGCCGGCCGCCAGCGATAATTCGGAATATATCGAGAACGCGCTGCGCTCGCTGTCGGAGCGGCTCGACCGTATCCCGGCCGGCAACGACAATGCGTCGGCGTTTGCCCATCTCGAACAGCGCGTGTCCTATCTGCTGGAGCGCCTGGAAGCTTCCAACGACCGTTCCGCCGCGCCTGCCATCGATCTCGGACGGGTCGAGGAAGGGCTGCACGATATTCTGCGCTCCCTCGAACGCCAGCACGCCAGCCTGGTCGCGCTCGCCGAGTCCAACCGCAATTCCGCCGACACCGCCCAGCCGATGGACTCCGGCATCGTCGATCTGGTCAAGCGCGAACTGTCGGACATCCGCTTCAGCCAGTCGGAAACCGACCGCCGCACGCAAGACTCGCTGGAGACCGTTCACAATACGCTCGGCCACGTGGTCGATCGCCTGTCGACGATCGAAGGCGATCTGCGCGAGGTTCGCGCGGCACCGGCCGCGCCCCAGCCCAGCCGGGCACCGTTCGAAATGCGCGACGAGGCCCCGCGTGCGGCGCCGCAGCCGCAGGCCTTTGCGCCGCCGCCCGTGATGCAGCCTGCGGCGCCACCGCTGAAACCGGAATTGCCCAATCCCGCCGCGTTGCAAGGGCATCCCAAAGAACATTTCGAAGCCGCGCCGCGCGAATTCCACGCCGTGCAGCCGGCCGCGCCAGCCGCCCCTATCGCCCCGCCTTTGCCGCCGCGGGCGATCAGCGAAATCCTGGAGCCGCATGCCGCAGCCCCGCGTACCGCGATCGCGCCGGAATTGCCGCCGGATCACCCCCTTGAGCCGGGCACGCGGCCGACCGCGCGCATGTCCTCGCCGTCGGAACGGATCGCGGCTTCCGAAAGCGCGATCAGCGAGATTGCTTCCGGGCCGAAGGAGCCGGTGAGTTCGTCGAGCTTCATCGCCGCCGCCCGCCGCGCCGCGCAGGCCGCAGCCGCCGCGCCGCCTCCCGAGAAGGCGGGACGTTCGGCAAAGGCCGCGCCCAAGGACAAGGGCGGCGACAAGGCCAAGGCGGACGACAAGAACCCCTCGAACATTTCCTCCAGGATCCGCTCGCTGCTGGTCGGCGCGAGCGTGGTCGTGATCGTGCTCGGCACTTTCAAGATGGCGATGACGCTGCTCGATACCGGCAGCGTGCTGCAACTTCCGATGATGGAGCAGCCCAGCGAGCCGGCCGCTCCAGCGCAGGCCCCCGCGCCGCCGGAGAGCAGCGCCAAGCCCGCAATGCCCGCGGCGCCGGCGCCCATGATGATCTCGCCGACGCCGGTCGAGAAGCAGTCGAACAATTCTTCCTCACCGAACACGCTGGATAGCGCGCGGATCGTGGTCCCGCCGCCGGCCGCGCCAGCGCCCGCTCCAGCCAGCGACATCACCGGCGCGATCACGACGATGCCGCCCACCGGCGGCAAGCTTGCCATGATCACGGTGCCGCCGACCGAGCGGCTGCCCGACGGCATCGGCGGCCCGGTATTGCGCGCCGCCGCGCTGAAGGGCGATGCGGCCGCGGCCTACGAGATCGGCACGCGCTTTGCCGAAGGCAAAGGCGTTGCCCCGAACCTCGACGAGGCCGCCAAATGGTACGACCGCGCGGCGCAGGCCGGCCTGGTGCCGGCGATCTTCCGGCTCGGGACCTTCTACGAGAAGGGCCTCAGCGTGAAAAAGGACGTCGATGTCGCGCGGCGTTATTATGCGCAGGCGGCCGAGCGCGGCAGCGCCAAGGCGATGCATAATCTGGCCGTGCTCGACGCCGATGGCGGCGGCAAGGGCGCCAATTACAAGAGCGCGTCGATCTGGTTCCGCAAGGCCGCCGATCGCGGCGTCGCCGACAGCCAGTTCAACCTCGGCATCCTCTATGCCCGCGGCATCGGCGTCGATCAGAACCTCGCCGAATCCTTCAAATGGTTCAGCCTCGCCGCGGCCCAGGGCGACGCCGACGCCGGCCGCAAGCGCGACGACATCGCCAAGCGCCTCGACGTCCAGTCGCTGGCGGCCGCCAGGCTCGCGATCCAGACCTTTACGCCGGAGCCGCAACCCGACGACGCCGTCAACGTGGCATCACCTGCCGGCGGCTGGGATTCGGCGCCGGCACCGGCCGCCGCCAAGCCCGGCGCCAAGCCGGCGGCGACCAAGCGCACCGCCGCCATTCACTAACGCTCACCAAGACAAGGCCGAGATGCCGCCGTTCATTTGGACAGGTCGCATCGCCGCCATATCCTCGGCCATAAATTCGTATAATGCTTCGGACCAGCCGGCCCCGGAACGGGTCCGCCTGCAACGAGGACCGATTGTCGACCGAAGACAGCCAGGACGGGGAAAATCGCTTCCGCAGGTCGCCGACAGGCCCTGCGGTCGCAGCGCCGCGCATACCGCCCGGTCAGGCCCCGCCGCCGGTCCAACCGCCCCGGCGCCGACGGCATTTCTGGACGGTCGCCATCTTCATCCTGCTGGTTTCCGGCGTCGCCATTCGCGCCTACCGCGACCTGTCGC encodes:
- a CDS encoding nuclear transport factor 2 family protein; the protein is MTMSGLDKWYGYMKSHDTAALWDLLHPDAVFESPVVHTPQRGRDITFKYLASAEKALGGPGFKYIGEWRNANGAVLEFENEIEGIKINGVDIITFSDDGRITHFKVMARPLKGINLLHRLMGEQLAKQ
- a CDS encoding PadR family transcriptional regulator — its product is MALGDAILACLTERPMTGYELAKTFDNSIGFFWKADHQQIYRELTKLRGRGHIQGREVVQSGKPNKLVYTLTPEGRAALRHWAARPSVPASIKDDLLVRLYALDSVDVEPLRTDLMARLEHHRDRFARYERLLNKRFPDGTAPPADVGKLLGLRIGLAHERAVAEWCEEAIEALSALSVGAERTNVVPLDDGSRENRENNG
- a CDS encoding tetratricopeptide repeat protein — translated: MNSRVSWSVDGIDPSVRDRAEAAARRAGMSLSEWLNSTIGEPAPPSFSAPSHQRPAVPSRESRDVADIHQRLDSITRQIEQISRPAPRGDAPRGEAPRGEPTVARQLNEAISRLDARLSQISNPAPTRQVQMQEKQRQTEVVERAAAQVYRPAPPLSPASMDFAIAEIAARQNELDSPPPRQMPPRNGVPMASPAQPSFAAPAGPDFSSLERHLIQITSQIEALQRPDHVEQSIAAFRSELAEIRQAITEAVPRREIESLENEIRSLSRRIDDSRQHGTDGQTLAGIERALGEIREALRSLTPAEQLTGYDEAIRNLGAKLDLILRSNDDPSTVQQLESAIAALRAIVSNIASNDALSRLAEDVHTLSAKVDQLSRFDGNSDAFGMLEQRLAALTSTLETRQAPAASDNSEYIENALRSLSERLDRIPAGNDNASAFAHLEQRVSYLLERLEASNDRSAAPAIDLGRVEEGLHDILRSLERQHASLVALAESNRNSADTAQPMDSGIVDLVKRELSDIRFSQSETDRRTQDSLETVHNTLGHVVDRLSTIEGDLREVRAAPAAPQPSRAPFEMRDEAPRAAPQPQAFAPPPVMQPAAPPLKPELPNPAALQGHPKEHFEAAPREFHAVQPAAPAAPIAPPLPPRAISEILEPHAAAPRTAIAPELPPDHPLEPGTRPTARMSSPSERIAASESAISEIASGPKEPVSSSSFIAAARRAAQAAAAAPPPEKAGRSAKAAPKDKGGDKAKADDKNPSNISSRIRSLLVGASVVVIVLGTFKMAMTLLDTGSVLQLPMMEQPSEPAAPAQAPAPPESSAKPAMPAAPAPMMISPTPVEKQSNNSSSPNTLDSARIVVPPPAAPAPAPASDITGAITTMPPTGGKLAMITVPPTERLPDGIGGPVLRAAALKGDAAAAYEIGTRFAEGKGVAPNLDEAAKWYDRAAQAGLVPAIFRLGTFYEKGLSVKKDVDVARRYYAQAAERGSAKAMHNLAVLDADGGGKGANYKSASIWFRKAADRGVADSQFNLGILYARGIGVDQNLAESFKWFSLAAAQGDADAGRKRDDIAKRLDVQSLAAARLAIQTFTPEPQPDDAVNVASPAGGWDSAPAPAAAKPGAKPAATKRTAAIH